Proteins from a genomic interval of Rhodothermales bacterium:
- a CDS encoding S8 family serine peptidase produces the protein MYRRFFLFLGFAVLAGGCSESFTGSAVEERPETPREVQELDPDKFRHAHLLEKARGETAGKDGEELNLIFAINAQELVERYGIVERFRVVERYRLLERFEILERFEYEEVFDGYAVTARLKNGQSDFIELLRTMADDPEISWFEPDFGMKFPVSSGSSTATSQHLPWSVAMVGGATSSTQSGNGSGSVPVDVFVLDTGVAKANSSDPDDDLALVESIDFRPGMDDPADYDGHGTHIAGIIGAIDDSDGLVGIAPGSRIHNLKVLNDEGTTDVSVVVAAVEEIAKRKAAQPNTPMVVNMSLGEVVGTTEDTALDIAIDRAAKLGVIFVVAAGNQGVDASKVTPAKAKSAITVGSHDMLGAFSWFSNHGKVIDILAPGDEVVSLSPIAHQTATLTGTSMSAAHVTGAVALYLHDHPQASSKEVLRWLHSKSGRIHVGVPKGTLNNSLWVGEGPAPGAQTIAGTDLGTRAAQTHTISVRISDKNDDAEERVSNGDMYRSSSDLELSFDGSKDQIVGIRFRGLDIPKGATITEAYVQFTVDEKNSGDNHLRLAGENTDDASSYGSSDYDISNRAQTASHVTWSFPAWTSVGAAGMDQRTPNIAAVVQEIVNRSGWNAGNDMAFMISGKGERTAESYNGSSSKAPLLVVTYSN, from the coding sequence ATGTATCGCAGATTTTTCCTGTTTCTCGGCTTCGCAGTCCTGGCTGGCGGCTGCTCCGAAAGCTTTACCGGCAGCGCCGTCGAGGAGCGCCCAGAGACGCCGCGTGAAGTCCAGGAACTGGACCCTGACAAGTTCAGGCACGCTCACCTCCTTGAAAAAGCCCGCGGAGAGACCGCAGGCAAGGACGGCGAGGAGCTCAACCTCATCTTCGCGATCAATGCGCAGGAGCTGGTGGAGCGCTACGGAATTGTCGAGCGGTTCCGCGTGGTGGAGCGGTACCGGCTGCTCGAACGCTTCGAGATCCTTGAGCGGTTCGAATACGAAGAAGTCTTCGACGGGTACGCGGTCACCGCAAGGCTGAAGAATGGACAGAGCGACTTTATCGAGCTGCTCCGGACCATGGCGGACGACCCGGAAATCTCCTGGTTCGAGCCGGACTTCGGCATGAAGTTTCCCGTCAGCAGTGGCAGCTCGACGGCAACCTCGCAGCATCTGCCATGGAGTGTGGCCATGGTAGGCGGGGCAACCAGCTCCACCCAGTCCGGCAACGGATCGGGCTCCGTTCCGGTCGATGTGTTCGTGCTCGACACAGGCGTCGCGAAAGCCAACAGTTCGGATCCGGATGACGACCTGGCACTTGTCGAGTCGATCGATTTCCGTCCGGGAATGGACGACCCGGCCGACTATGATGGTCACGGCACCCACATCGCCGGGATCATCGGTGCTATCGACGATTCCGACGGCCTGGTGGGCATCGCCCCGGGTTCGCGGATTCACAATCTCAAGGTCCTCAATGATGAGGGCACTACCGACGTCTCCGTCGTGGTCGCTGCAGTCGAGGAGATTGCCAAACGCAAAGCCGCCCAGCCGAACACGCCGATGGTTGTGAACATGTCGCTGGGGGAGGTCGTCGGCACCACCGAGGACACCGCACTCGACATTGCCATCGATCGCGCCGCCAAGTTGGGAGTCATCTTCGTGGTGGCCGCCGGAAACCAGGGCGTGGATGCCTCCAAGGTCACCCCCGCCAAGGCCAAGTCGGCCATTACAGTCGGCTCGCACGATATGCTGGGCGCGTTCTCGTGGTTCTCCAACCACGGCAAAGTCATCGATATCCTGGCCCCGGGTGACGAGGTGGTCTCCCTTTCGCCGATTGCCCACCAGACCGCGACACTTACCGGGACCTCGATGTCGGCCGCTCACGTGACCGGAGCAGTCGCCCTGTATCTCCATGATCACCCGCAGGCGTCATCGAAAGAGGTTCTCCGGTGGCTGCACAGCAAGTCCGGACGCATCCACGTCGGTGTTCCAAAGGGGACCCTCAACAATTCGCTCTGGGTCGGCGAAGGCCCTGCCCCCGGCGCACAAACGATCGCAGGCACGGATCTGGGCACGCGGGCAGCTCAAACCCATACGATCTCCGTACGCATCTCAGACAAGAACGATGACGCCGAGGAGCGCGTCTCCAACGGGGACATGTACCGTAGCAGCTCCGACCTCGAGCTGTCATTCGACGGCAGCAAGGACCAGATTGTGGGAATCCGCTTCCGCGGACTGGACATCCCGAAGGGCGCCACGATCACCGAGGCCTACGTGCAGTTCACGGTGGACGAGAAGAACAGCGGAGACAACCATCTCCGACTGGCCGGCGAAAACACGGACGATGCGTCCTCCTACGGATCCTCTGACTACGACATCAGCAATCGAGCACAGACCGCATCCCACGTCACATGGAGCTTCCCGGCCTGGACGAGTGTCGGCGCAGCAGGCATGGACCAGCGCACGCCAAACATCGCAGCCGTCGTGCAGGAGATCGTGAACCGCTCCGGCTGGAATGCCGGGAACGACATGGCGTTCATGATCAGTGGCAAAGGCGAACGGACCGCCGAGTCCTACAACGGAAGCAGCTCCAAGGCACCCCTGCTGGTGGTCACTTACTCCAACTGA
- a CDS encoding carbohydrate binding family 9 domain-containing protein — MLRSRVLPALSLLLMASPARAQMAQGVLDDEPPRISAVRAAQGAPRVDGRLDDAVWASAPVATGFRQDFPVDGDPASERTEVRVAYDDQALYVGARLLDSDPDGIAGRLARRDNEEASDRFIVSIDSYHDHRTAFRFSVNPSGVRADYIATNDSDNEDFSWDPVWEAATSIDQQGWVVEMRIPFSQLRFSGADEQTWGINFTRRIFRKSEWAAWSWWENEEQGFASHFGHLDGLRGIQSPRRLEVLPYTVAKTDHDQTANPNNPFNDGSLQSVTAGLDVNLGVTSDLTLNATVNPDFGQVEADPAEVNLTVFETFFEERRPFFVEGANLFQFGAGSGGFIFGAPQLFYSRRVGRAPSRPVFEPGGFVDNPINTSILAATKLSGQTGGWSIGLLEAVTGREVAPIQRADGTRTEAVVEPRSNYAVASLRRDFREGSSSIGILGTAVNRDIADPALSFLPSSAYSGGIDFFHRFGDNRFVVNGTFSGSAVRGEPDAITRLQRSSARYFQRPDQDYVSVDTAATSLTGYATSFQIDKVSGDWLVGADFYAYSPGFEINDAGFLTGVDEIFTGFRVTRRWLEPGKVFRTFRINATGFRSQNYGGTRTGRGAFLGLNGQFLNYWGSNASFNLRSDNLNPAGTRGGPNTLLPANWSLNVVGFSDGRKRLSGHLWTTYARNRFDGWGLFSGGGLTWRAASNINVSLFPNFRRVRTIGQYVTARPDPFATGTFGARYLYAELHQHQVSATIRMDVALSPDMSVQWYAQPFISTGDYQEFKELTAPGSYDFLIYGASAGSTIESRDDGRRLVADPDGPGPVAPWHFANPDFRVRSLRSNLVFRWEYIPGSTLFLVWNHGRSGFSPNPEFSFFDQLSGILDEDMQNTFIVKLNYWLSR; from the coding sequence ATGCTGCGCTCCAGAGTCCTGCCGGCCCTTTCGCTGCTGCTGATGGCCTCGCCCGCCAGGGCCCAGATGGCGCAGGGTGTGCTCGACGATGAGCCTCCCCGAATCTCCGCCGTCCGTGCCGCCCAGGGTGCTCCCCGCGTGGACGGCCGGCTGGACGATGCGGTCTGGGCGTCTGCCCCGGTCGCGACGGGTTTCCGACAGGATTTTCCGGTCGATGGAGATCCGGCCAGCGAACGAACCGAAGTGCGCGTGGCCTACGACGACCAGGCACTCTACGTGGGTGCGCGCCTCCTTGACTCGGACCCGGATGGGATCGCGGGTCGCCTCGCGCGCCGCGACAACGAAGAAGCCAGTGATCGCTTCATCGTCTCGATCGACTCGTACCACGACCACCGGACGGCGTTCAGGTTCTCGGTCAACCCATCTGGCGTGCGAGCGGACTACATAGCCACGAACGACTCCGACAACGAAGACTTTTCCTGGGATCCCGTCTGGGAGGCGGCGACCTCCATCGACCAACAGGGTTGGGTGGTGGAGATGCGCATCCCGTTTTCGCAGCTTCGATTCTCCGGGGCGGACGAGCAGACCTGGGGCATCAACTTCACCCGCCGGATCTTCCGCAAGAGCGAGTGGGCGGCATGGAGCTGGTGGGAGAATGAAGAACAGGGCTTTGCCTCCCACTTTGGCCATCTGGACGGCCTGCGGGGCATCCAATCGCCTCGACGCCTGGAAGTCCTCCCCTACACCGTCGCCAAGACCGACCACGACCAAACGGCGAATCCGAATAACCCGTTTAACGACGGCAGCCTGCAATCAGTCACGGCCGGCCTCGACGTCAATCTTGGTGTCACGTCTGACCTCACGTTGAACGCAACGGTGAACCCGGATTTCGGCCAGGTGGAAGCCGACCCGGCCGAAGTCAACCTGACCGTGTTCGAGACCTTTTTTGAGGAACGTCGCCCATTCTTTGTTGAAGGAGCCAACCTCTTTCAGTTCGGTGCCGGAAGCGGCGGCTTCATCTTCGGCGCGCCTCAGCTGTTCTACTCCAGACGCGTGGGTCGCGCGCCCTCCCGACCTGTGTTCGAACCAGGCGGCTTTGTCGACAACCCCATCAACACCTCGATCCTGGCGGCGACAAAACTGTCCGGACAGACTGGCGGTTGGTCCATTGGTCTGCTGGAAGCCGTAACCGGACGCGAAGTCGCCCCCATTCAGCGCGCCGACGGAACGCGCACCGAAGCGGTGGTGGAGCCACGATCCAACTATGCCGTGGCAAGTCTCCGCCGCGACTTCCGGGAAGGGTCCTCCTCGATCGGCATTCTCGGGACGGCAGTCAATCGCGACATCGCGGATCCGGCTCTGTCCTTTCTGCCGTCGAGTGCCTACTCCGGCGGCATCGACTTCTTTCACCGATTCGGGGACAACCGCTTTGTGGTGAACGGCACCTTTTCCGGCTCCGCTGTCCGGGGCGAACCCGACGCCATCACGCGCCTGCAGCGCTCGTCTGCGCGCTACTTCCAGCGCCCGGACCAGGACTACGTATCTGTGGACACCGCCGCCACGAGTCTCACCGGCTATGCCACATCGTTCCAGATAGACAAGGTTTCGGGAGACTGGCTGGTGGGCGCCGACTTCTACGCGTACTCCCCCGGCTTCGAAATCAACGACGCTGGGTTTCTCACGGGGGTGGACGAGATCTTCACCGGCTTCCGCGTCACGCGGCGCTGGCTGGAGCCCGGCAAGGTCTTCCGCACCTTTCGCATCAATGCCACCGGCTTCCGCTCGCAGAACTACGGCGGCACACGAACCGGTCGCGGCGCCTTTCTGGGGTTGAACGGGCAATTCCTGAACTACTGGGGCAGCAACGCCAGCTTCAACCTCCGAAGCGACAACCTGAATCCGGCCGGTACACGTGGAGGTCCCAACACCTTGCTACCGGCCAATTGGAGCCTGAACGTTGTGGGATTCAGCGATGGGCGCAAGCGGCTTTCGGGACATCTGTGGACCACCTACGCGCGAAACCGCTTTGATGGGTGGGGTTTGTTCTCAGGTGGCGGCCTTACCTGGCGTGCAGCTTCCAACATCAACGTGTCGCTGTTCCCGAACTTCAGGCGCGTCCGCACCATCGGGCAATACGTTACCGCCCGGCCGGATCCCTTCGCCACGGGTACGTTTGGCGCGCGCTACCTCTACGCGGAGCTGCACCAGCATCAGGTGAGCGCCACCATCCGCATGGATGTGGCGCTATCGCCAGACATGTCGGTCCAGTGGTACGCGCAGCCGTTTATCTCGACCGGGGACTACCAGGAGTTCAAGGAGCTAACGGCTCCGGGCTCTTACGACTTCCTGATATACGGCGCGTCGGCCGGCTCAACCATTGAATCCCGGGACGACGGTCGACGCCTCGTGGCGGACCCCGACGGCCCGGGTCCCGTTGCGCCCTGGCACTTCGCCAATCCCGACTTCCGAGTCCGCTCCCTGCGGAGCAATCTGGTCTTCCGATGGGAGTACATCCCCGGCTCGACGCTTTTCCTTGTCTGGAATCACGGACGCAGCGGCTTTTCACCGAATCCGGAGTTCAGCTTCTTCGATCAGCTGTCCGGCATCCTGGATGAGGACATGCAAAACACGTTCATCGTCAAGCTGAACTACTGGCTGAGTCGCTGA